The following coding sequences lie in one Arachis ipaensis cultivar K30076 chromosome B03, Araip1.1, whole genome shotgun sequence genomic window:
- the LOC107634238 gene encoding early nodulin-like protein 2: MTFLGLLLLPLLLSFLSSQALARKFDVGGRDGWVVKPYENYNHWAQRNRFQVNDTLHFKYIEGSDSVLAVKEEDYNSCNTNSPMEKMDDGDSIFHLNNSGPFFFISGSTQNCQNGQKLFIIVMAVRHHNPPPPTPVAPSSEAPSLPPQQIDPFSFSSPGPSPSNEPSSSTRFGGFSTSVGVGVWVILIFTSFIELV; the protein is encoded by the exons ATGACATTTCTTGGTCTTCTCCTTTTACCGTTGCTTCTTAGCTTCTTATCATCTCAAGCATTAGCAAGGAAATTTGATGTTGGTGGCAGAGATGGTTGGGTTGTGAAACCTTATGAAAACTACAATCATTGGGCACAGAGGAATAGATTTCAAGTAAACGACACTCTTC ATTTCAAATATATAGAAGGGTCTGATTCAGTGTTGGCAGTGAAAGAGGAGGACTACAATTCTTGCAACACCAATAGTCCCATGGAAAAGATGGATGATGGGGACTCCATTTTTCATTTGAACAATTCAGGTCCATTTTTCTTTATTAGTGGCAGCACTCAAAACTGTCAGAATGGCCAAAAGCTTTTCATCATCGTTATGGCTGTTAGACACCATAATCCTCCTCCACCCACTCCGGTTGCGCCGTCATCCGAGGCACCGAGCTTGCCACCTCAGCAAATTGACCCATTCAGCTTCAGTTCCCCTGGTCCTTCTCCATCTAATGAACCATCAAGCTCTACAAGATTTGGTGGTTTTAGTACAAGTGTGGGAGTGGGAGTTTGGGTGATTTTGATATTCACTAGCTTTATAGAGctagtttag
- the LOC107629846 gene encoding 39S ribosomal protein L47, mitochondrial — protein MYLSRTFGRTLFAAAARSRTYASSAGTATAAGDKTRNPLEEFFEVDRDMESDKPIVYGRGWKASELRLKSWDDLHKLWYVLLKEKNMLMTQRQMLNSQNLRFPNPERIPKVRKSMCRIKQVLTERAIDEPDPRRSAEMKRMINAL, from the exons ATGTATTTGTCGAGAACGTTTGGGCGAACACTGTTCGCCGCAGCTGCTAGATCCAGAACCTATGCTTCTTCCGCCGGAACCGCCACTGCTGCCGGCGACAAAACCCGCAACCCTCTTGAGGAGTTCTTCGAGGTTGACAGGGACATGGAAAGTGATAAACCTATTGTATATG GTCGGGGTTGGAAGGCCTCCGAATTGCGTTTGAAGTCTTGGGATGATCTTCATAAGTTATGGTATGTGTTGTTGAAGGAGAAAAACATGCTCATGACTCAACGCCAGATGCTCAATTCCCAGAACCTACGATTTCCTAACCCAGAACGCATCCCCaag GTACGGAAGTCAATGTGCCGCATCAAGCAAGTACTTACAGAGAGAGCAATAGACGAACCGGATCCCAGGAGGTCTGCTGAGATGAAGAGAATGATAAATGCTCTCTGA